The following proteins come from a genomic window of Spongiibacter tropicus DSM 19543:
- the rlmKL gene encoding bifunctional 23S rRNA (guanine(2069)-N(7))-methyltransferase RlmK/23S rRNA (guanine(2445)-N(2))-methyltransferase RlmL, translated as MQSLILSCPKGLEGLLSDEAQSLGASHLGETVGAIRVAASLETTYRLCLWSRLANRVLLPLTEFSGDTADALYSGLRTVPWHEHIPEGATLLVDFAGRSRDIRNSHFGALRCKDAVVDSFQDAGLARPSIAKQQPDIRLHVRLRKGKVLAAIDLSGESLHRRGYRQSSALAPLKENLAAALLLRADWPGIASRGGALLDPMCGSGTLLIEGAMMAMNIAPGLHRSYWGFSAWRGHDAKLWSALLDEARAIQQKALQRQGPLIRGFDASGKVLDQARDNIRRAGLAEVVNVGRKELSALSRSSLGEQATGLVICNPPYGERLGEQGELLHLYRRLGQALRDDFNGWEAAVFTGNPDLGKRMGLRSYRQYQLLNASIPSKLLLFHCLPEYRVDDPSGEGPVAVSKPLSSGAEMFANRLRKNLKRMEKWRRRESIECYRVYDADMPEYAVAVDCYGNAVHVSEYAAPSSVDDNAAQKRLSEVMDACAQVFEVPVERIALKERRRQRGSAQYERRAPKGETLEVREGQAKVLVNLHDYLDTGLFLDHRPVRLDIAARAKGKRFLNLFCYTAVASVHAGLGGARYTMSVDMSHTYLRWARQNLSLNGLSEIRHRTEQGDARRWLEACEDEYDLILLDPPTFSNSKRMDDVLDTQRDHSWLIEQAMRCLSKEGLLIFSTNKRGFELDASLSERYAVEDRCQWSLDEDFKRRSKPIHYCWYLRHTK; from the coding sequence ATGCAGTCCCTGATACTGAGTTGTCCCAAAGGTCTTGAAGGCCTGCTTTCTGATGAAGCGCAATCTCTCGGTGCCAGCCATCTCGGAGAAACCGTTGGCGCTATCAGGGTGGCGGCGAGCCTTGAGACAACGTATCGACTTTGTCTCTGGTCGCGGCTCGCCAACCGGGTTTTACTGCCTCTAACGGAGTTCAGTGGTGATACCGCCGATGCGCTCTACAGCGGTCTGCGGACTGTACCGTGGCATGAGCATATTCCCGAAGGCGCCACCTTGTTGGTAGATTTTGCGGGCCGAAGCCGCGATATTCGCAACAGCCATTTCGGCGCGCTGCGGTGCAAAGACGCCGTCGTTGACAGCTTTCAGGATGCCGGTCTTGCCCGACCATCTATTGCCAAGCAGCAGCCCGATATTCGCCTGCATGTCCGACTGCGAAAGGGCAAGGTGTTGGCGGCGATTGATTTATCGGGTGAGAGTCTGCACCGGCGAGGTTATCGGCAGAGCAGTGCGCTTGCACCACTGAAGGAAAATCTTGCCGCGGCATTGTTGCTTCGCGCCGATTGGCCAGGCATTGCCAGTCGAGGTGGCGCCTTGCTGGACCCGATGTGTGGCAGTGGCACGCTGTTGATCGAAGGGGCCATGATGGCCATGAATATTGCTCCGGGGCTGCACCGTTCTTATTGGGGCTTTTCGGCTTGGCGGGGCCACGATGCGAAGTTGTGGTCGGCATTGCTGGACGAAGCTCGCGCTATTCAGCAAAAGGCATTACAACGGCAGGGGCCGCTTATTCGTGGCTTTGACGCCAGTGGCAAGGTGCTCGATCAGGCGCGGGATAATATCCGCAGAGCGGGACTGGCTGAAGTGGTCAACGTCGGCCGCAAAGAGTTATCTGCGTTGAGCCGTTCATCGCTGGGCGAACAGGCGACAGGGTTAGTGATCTGCAATCCGCCCTACGGAGAACGGCTTGGCGAGCAGGGCGAATTGCTGCACTTATACCGGCGTTTGGGGCAGGCGTTACGCGACGACTTTAACGGCTGGGAGGCTGCCGTATTTACCGGCAATCCCGACCTGGGCAAGCGTATGGGCTTGCGCAGCTATCGGCAATATCAGCTTCTGAATGCGAGCATTCCCAGCAAGTTGCTGCTGTTTCACTGTCTGCCGGAATATCGGGTCGATGATCCCAGTGGGGAGGGGCCGGTTGCGGTAAGCAAACCTCTGTCCTCTGGTGCGGAAATGTTTGCCAATCGGCTGCGCAAGAACCTGAAGCGCATGGAGAAGTGGCGCCGGCGTGAAAGTATTGAATGCTATCGGGTCTACGATGCCGATATGCCGGAGTATGCGGTAGCGGTGGATTGTTACGGCAACGCCGTTCACGTCAGTGAATATGCCGCGCCGTCGTCTGTCGACGATAATGCGGCGCAGAAGCGCCTCAGCGAAGTAATGGATGCCTGTGCCCAAGTGTTCGAGGTGCCTGTCGAGCGAATCGCCTTGAAGGAGCGCCGCCGTCAGCGAGGCAGTGCGCAATACGAGCGGCGTGCGCCAAAAGGCGAAACACTGGAAGTGAGGGAGGGGCAGGCAAAAGTGCTGGTCAACCTCCACGACTATCTGGATACCGGGCTGTTTCTCGACCACCGCCCCGTGCGACTCGACATTGCTGCTCGGGCAAAGGGTAAACGCTTTCTGAATCTCTTCTGTTATACCGCCGTCGCCTCGGTACACGCTGGTCTGGGTGGTGCGCGCTATACCATGTCGGTAGACATGTCGCATACCTACCTTCGCTGGGCTCGTCAGAACCTGTCGCTGAATGGATTGAGTGAAATTCGTCACCGCACCGAGCAGGGTGATGCCCGGCGCTGGCTGGAGGCCTGCGAAGACGAATACGATCTGATCCTGCTGGATCCTCCGACCTTTTCCAACTCAAAGCGCATGGACGATGTGCTGGATACCCAGCGTGACCATTCCTGGCTGATTGAACAGGCTATGCGCTGTTTATCGAAAGAGGGTTTGCTGATTTTTTCGACCAACAAGCGTGGCTTTGAATTGGATGCATCCCTGAGCGAGCGCTACGCAGTGGAAGACCGCTGCCAGTGGTCGCTGGACGAGGATTTCAAGCGCCGCAGCAAACCGATTCACTATTGCTGGTATCTGCGGCACACGAAATGA
- the rmf gene encoding ribosome modulation factor: protein MRRQKRDMTERAYQRGYQAGISGRNKENCPHTQEQLRQQWLTGWREGRGDHWDGIDTATALEKQQAFH, encoded by the coding sequence ATGAGAAGACAGAAACGCGATATGACCGAGCGCGCTTACCAACGTGGTTATCAAGCGGGTATTAGCGGGAGAAACAAGGAGAACTGTCCCCACACCCAGGAGCAACTCCGCCAACAGTGGCTGACCGGCTGGCGGGAAGGCCGAGGCGACCACTGGGATGGTATCGACACCGCCACCGCGCTCGAAAAGCAGCAGGCGTTTCACTGA
- the rluB gene encoding 23S rRNA pseudouridine(2605) synthase RluB translates to MSAEDEKLQKVLARAGIGSRREMERAIADGRVKVNGETATLGDRVDKTARIVFDGKPVKLDTGSTKPRVLLYNKPEGEICSRKDPEGRRSVFDRLPRLNGERWICVGRLDFNTTGLLLFTTDGDLANKLMHPSTVIEREYLCRVMGNASDDMLQQLVDGVQLEDGVARFTDIVDGGGEGINHWYYVVIMEGRNREVRRLWESQGLQVNRLKRVRYGNVFIPSKVKVGQWIELPENEVSDVYAMAGMSVPVQEAVEGGGRVPRSAGRGRRSRG, encoded by the coding sequence ATGAGTGCTGAAGACGAAAAGTTACAGAAAGTACTGGCTCGAGCCGGTATTGGTTCCCGTCGTGAAATGGAACGGGCAATTGCCGATGGGCGTGTCAAGGTGAATGGTGAAACAGCCACCCTTGGTGATCGCGTCGACAAGACTGCTCGCATCGTATTTGATGGCAAACCGGTCAAGCTGGATACGGGCAGCACCAAGCCCCGTGTACTGCTTTACAACAAGCCTGAAGGCGAAATCTGTAGCCGCAAAGACCCGGAAGGGCGTCGCTCGGTCTTTGATCGCCTGCCACGCCTTAACGGTGAGCGCTGGATTTGCGTAGGGAGACTGGATTTCAATACCACCGGCTTGCTGCTGTTCACTACCGATGGTGACCTAGCTAATAAGCTGATGCACCCCTCGACGGTCATTGAGCGCGAGTACCTGTGCCGGGTGATGGGGAATGCCTCTGACGACATGCTTCAGCAACTGGTTGATGGTGTTCAATTGGAAGATGGTGTTGCTCGCTTCACCGATATTGTTGATGGCGGCGGTGAGGGCATCAACCACTGGTATTACGTGGTCATTATGGAAGGGCGCAACCGTGAGGTTCGGCGTTTGTGGGAATCTCAGGGCTTGCAGGTCAATCGACTCAAGCGAGTTCGCTACGGCAATGTTTTCATTCCGTCCAAGGTGAAGGTAGGCCAGTGGATTGAGTTGCCCGAAAACGAGGTGAGCGATGTCTATGCGATGGCGGGGATGTCGGTGCCGGTGCAGGAAGCGGTAGAGGGGGGAGGTCGCGTGCCGCGTTCTGCGGGGCGAGGGCGTCGATCTCGCGGTTAG
- the scpB gene encoding SMC-Scp complex subunit ScpB, protein MMIDAQQLQKILEGALMAAGKPLTIAQLSELFDEDERPANADIRDALAQIERDCEGRGYQLKVVASGYRFQVREELAPWVGRLWEERPQRYSRALLETLALIAYRQPITRGDIEEIRGVAVSSHIVKTLLEREWVRVVGHKDVPGRPAMYATTRQFLDYFNLSNLDELPSLAEIADLDSLNAELEFDKDQLASAGAEQDTAEAEAEAEAEAEAEAE, encoded by the coding sequence ATGATGATCGACGCACAGCAATTACAGAAAATCCTGGAAGGTGCCCTGATGGCCGCGGGTAAACCGCTGACCATTGCTCAGCTCAGTGAGCTGTTTGACGAGGACGAACGACCGGCGAACGCCGATATCCGCGACGCGCTGGCGCAAATCGAGCGCGACTGCGAAGGGCGGGGCTATCAGTTGAAAGTTGTTGCCAGTGGCTACCGTTTCCAGGTTCGCGAAGAATTGGCGCCATGGGTTGGGCGGCTGTGGGAAGAGCGGCCTCAACGCTACTCACGTGCGCTGCTGGAAACGCTGGCACTGATTGCTTATCGCCAGCCCATTACGCGGGGCGATATTGAGGAAATCCGTGGGGTGGCCGTCAGCTCACATATTGTCAAAACCCTGTTGGAACGCGAATGGGTGAGAGTCGTCGGGCACAAAGATGTGCCGGGTCGCCCCGCCATGTATGCGACAACGCGCCAATTTTTGGACTACTTCAATCTGAGCAATTTGGATGAGCTGCCCAGTCTCGCGGAAATTGCCGACCTGGATTCGCTGAACGCCGAATTGGAATTTGATAAAGATCAGCTTGCGTCTGCTGGCGCGGAGCAAGACACTGCCGAAGCCGAAGCCGAAGCCGAAGCCGAAGCCGAAGCCGAAGCCGAA
- a CDS encoding segregation/condensation protein A, which translates to MSGEVDVAETLHVPPRPAPAQQAMDIVSLKALRQQPQQGEMPFAIVQGKPLTELPKDLYIPPEALEVFLEAFEGPLDLLLYLIKRQNLDILEINVAQITEQYMQYVNMMNAMQFELASEYLLMAAMLAEIKSRMLLPRSSEELDDEEDPRAQLIKRLQEYERFKQAAENIDELPRVGRETHLVNVEPPPLRQVRQEPDVDLKELMLVLSEVLRRADLYVSHQVEREKLSTRERMSEVLARLSGDQFVPFVALFKPEEGRLGVVVTFLAIMELIKESLVEIVQSEPFAPIHVKAKST; encoded by the coding sequence ATGAGTGGCGAGGTAGATGTGGCGGAAACGCTGCACGTTCCGCCGCGTCCTGCGCCCGCACAGCAGGCGATGGATATCGTCAGCCTGAAAGCCCTGCGCCAGCAACCTCAGCAGGGCGAAATGCCCTTTGCGATTGTGCAGGGCAAACCCCTAACTGAGTTGCCGAAAGATCTCTATATCCCCCCTGAGGCGCTGGAAGTCTTTCTCGAAGCCTTCGAGGGGCCGCTGGACCTGCTGTTGTATCTGATCAAGCGCCAAAATCTGGATATTCTCGAGATTAACGTCGCGCAAATTACCGAGCAGTACATGCAGTACGTCAATATGATGAACGCCATGCAGTTTGAGTTGGCGTCGGAGTATCTGTTGATGGCGGCCATGCTGGCGGAGATTAAATCGCGTATGCTGCTGCCGCGCTCCAGCGAGGAACTAGATGACGAGGAAGACCCCAGAGCGCAACTGATCAAGCGTCTGCAGGAGTACGAGCGGTTTAAGCAGGCCGCAGAGAATATCGATGAGCTGCCTCGTGTCGGACGGGAGACGCATCTGGTGAATGTGGAACCACCGCCGCTGCGCCAAGTGCGCCAGGAGCCCGATGTCGACCTTAAAGAGCTGATGCTGGTATTGAGTGAAGTGCTGCGCCGGGCAGATCTGTATGTCAGCCACCAGGTCGAGCGGGAAAAGCTCTCAACCCGCGAACGCATGTCAGAAGTGCTTGCACGCCTGAGCGGCGATCAGTTCGTGCCCTTTGTGGCCCTGTTTAAACCCGAAGAGGGGCGGCTCGGTGTGGTCGTCACTTTTCTCGCCATTATGGAATTGATCAAAGAGTCGCTCGTTGAAATCGTGCAGTCTGAGCCCTTTGCTCCTATCCACGTGAAAGCCAAAAGCACATGA
- a CDS encoding L-threonylcarbamoyladenylate synthase yields MSQFFQIHPENPQARLIKQAADIVRKGGVIAYPTDSAYALGCHLGDKAALERIRSIRRLDDKHNFTLMCRDLSELGNYARVDNSAFRLLKNLIPGPYTFILRATPEVPKRLHHPKRKSVGLRVPDNQICLDLLAELGEPLMSVSLILPGDELPMTDPYDIRDTLGSQLDLVIDGGYCGMEATSVVDLVDDVPVIVRRGLGDVSQFEEAL; encoded by the coding sequence ATGAGTCAATTTTTCCAGATTCACCCGGAAAACCCCCAGGCCCGGCTGATCAAGCAGGCCGCTGATATTGTGCGCAAGGGAGGCGTCATCGCTTACCCCACGGATTCGGCCTATGCCCTGGGTTGTCATCTGGGGGACAAGGCAGCACTTGAGCGTATTCGCAGTATTCGTCGCTTGGACGACAAGCACAATTTCACCCTGATGTGTCGAGACTTGTCGGAGTTGGGCAACTATGCCCGTGTCGATAACTCGGCCTTTCGCCTGCTCAAAAATCTGATTCCCGGCCCCTACACGTTCATTTTGCGGGCTACCCCGGAAGTGCCCAAACGCCTGCATCACCCTAAGCGGAAGAGTGTCGGCCTGCGTGTGCCCGATAATCAGATTTGCCTCGACCTGCTTGCCGAACTGGGTGAGCCGCTGATGAGTGTCAGCCTGATTCTACCCGGCGATGAGCTGCCAATGACCGACCCCTACGATATTCGCGATACGCTTGGCAGCCAGCTCGACCTGGTCATCGACGGCGGTTATTGCGGAATGGAAGCCACTTCAGTGGTGGATCTGGTAGATGATGTGCCGGTGATTGTGCGTCGCGGACTAGGAGATGTCAGTCAATTTGAGGAAGCGCTGTGA